A portion of the Natronogracilivirga saccharolytica genome contains these proteins:
- a CDS encoding VOC family protein, with protein MNNHFAPRVGGVLSADIAVPKHEREVRFYSRVLSTGEKPLWREDDLMNNLGVSIIGLGMRSEEYMNLPLHWMPHIQVADVSASVQRTLDLGGSELMQHRDDQGKSQWAVLRDPNGAAFGIIPVIPSEAIPASVEASSIDAVTVGRIYWVDLTVSYAINTRNFYRQVIGWSVHEVGMEHGGEHYADYNMLDEHGRPVAGVCHARGVNVGLPPVWLIYLPVGDLEESLRRVADEDGKVLKIMKRDDEEIEYAVIEDPVGACLALCPA; from the coding sequence ATGAATAACCACTTTGCCCCACGCGTTGGTGGTGTACTCAGCGCGGACATTGCCGTTCCGAAACACGAACGAGAGGTGCGCTTCTATTCACGTGTACTCAGCACAGGTGAGAAACCGCTCTGGCGTGAGGATGATCTTATGAACAACCTGGGAGTGTCCATCATTGGTCTGGGCATGCGCAGTGAGGAATATATGAACCTTCCACTACATTGGATGCCGCACATTCAGGTCGCCGATGTATCGGCCAGTGTGCAGCGCACGCTTGATCTGGGTGGAAGCGAGCTGATGCAACACCGTGATGACCAAGGAAAAAGCCAGTGGGCGGTGCTGCGTGATCCGAATGGAGCGGCATTCGGCATTATCCCGGTCATTCCTTCGGAGGCGATTCCCGCAAGTGTTGAGGCTTCAAGTATTGATGCGGTGACAGTTGGCCGCATCTACTGGGTTGACCTGACGGTCTCATATGCCATTAACACCCGGAATTTTTATCGTCAGGTCATCGGGTGGTCGGTTCATGAGGTCGGTATGGAACATGGCGGTGAGCACTATGCCGACTACAACATGCTCGATGAGCATGGAAGACCGGTGGCGGGCGTTTGTCATGCACGAGGAGTAAATGTGGGCCTGCCTCCCGTATGGTTGATTTACCTCCCCGTGGGCGACCTCGAAGAAAGCCTCCGTCGCGTAGCGGATGAAGATGGCAAAGTCCTCAAGATCATGAAAAGGGATGATGAAGAGATTGAATATGCGGTTATTGAGGATCC
- a CDS encoding VOC family protein yields the protein MSKPEFQFGTNIAIKIPKDRYDDTLRFYRDTLGMKLIKAEDDSLAESWYCDSGNLRIWFDRVDTYSQTDIWLELKSDDMNHARELLRGSGVSFRDELEKLPEKLDGHWISDPAGVVMLLCFDSNS from the coding sequence ATGAGTAAACCTGAATTTCAATTTGGAACGAACATTGCCATCAAGATTCCGAAAGATCGTTATGATGATACATTAAGATTTTATCGGGATACTCTGGGGATGAAATTGATCAAAGCAGAGGATGATTCCCTGGCTGAGTCGTGGTATTGTGACTCCGGGAATTTGCGAATTTGGTTCGACCGGGTTGATACTTATAGTCAGACAGATATCTGGCTTGAGCTGAAATCCGATGATATGAATCATGCCAGGGAACTTCTTCGGGGTAGTGGAGTCTCATTTCGTGATGAATTGGAGAAGTTGCCTGAAAAACTCGATGGTCACTGGATATCAGATCCGGCCGGTGTGGTGATGCTGTTGTGTTTCGATTCCAATAGTTAA